One genomic segment of Bacteroidales bacterium includes these proteins:
- a CDS encoding ATP-binding protein: MKIAIASGKGGTGKTTLATNLASLCSSVSRNTPTVLSDLDVEEPNSGIFLKGKTLHQKTIMKEIPEWIPEKCTFCNRCKEVCNFNAIAVLPESVLVFPELCHSCYACVGLCPENALVMQDHPIGELNHYKVGQLDFIEGKLNIGEQQAVPLISKTIDYTKENFPDHSLFLYDSPPGTSCPVIESVKEADYVILVAEPTPFGLHDLKLSVKTMRKVGKAFGVVINRHGLGNNDIEQFCREEQVTILGRIPNMPEIAKKYSRGELIIEIPEIRREMFSILAKTEEEVTGELTDRENHKTS; the protein is encoded by the coding sequence ATGAAGATTGCCATAGCAAGCGGGAAAGGGGGAACCGGAAAAACAACGCTGGCCACTAACCTGGCCTCTCTGTGTAGTTCCGTTTCCCGGAACACACCGACTGTTTTAAGCGATCTGGATGTGGAAGAGCCCAACTCAGGTATCTTTCTGAAAGGAAAAACGCTTCATCAAAAAACGATCATGAAAGAGATACCGGAGTGGATACCGGAGAAATGCACCTTTTGTAACCGATGTAAAGAAGTATGCAACTTCAATGCCATCGCTGTGCTCCCTGAATCGGTGCTGGTCTTTCCGGAGCTGTGCCACTCTTGTTATGCATGTGTAGGCCTGTGCCCGGAAAACGCACTGGTTATGCAAGATCACCCAATTGGGGAGTTAAACCATTACAAAGTAGGCCAACTGGATTTTATCGAAGGAAAGCTCAATATCGGAGAACAGCAGGCCGTGCCCTTGATATCAAAAACCATAGATTATACGAAGGAAAATTTCCCGGACCATTCGCTTTTTCTGTATGATTCTCCTCCGGGAACATCCTGCCCGGTGATCGAATCGGTAAAAGAGGCCGACTACGTGATTCTGGTGGCTGAACCCACGCCATTCGGGTTGCACGACCTGAAGCTTTCCGTAAAAACCATGCGCAAAGTAGGTAAAGCCTTTGGTGTGGTCATCAACCGCCACGGACTGGGTAACAACGATATTGAACAATTCTGCAGGGAAGAACAGGTGACAATACTTGGCAGGATCCCCAACATGCCGGAAATTGCCAAAAAATATTCCCGGGGAGAGCTCATCATTGAAATACCGGAAATTAGAAGGGAAATGTTCAGCATATTGGCCAAAACAGAAGAAGAGGTTACCGGGGAGTTGACAGACAGAGAAAATCATAAAACATCATGA
- a CDS encoding glycosyltransferase family 4 protein, with protein MAPKILIISSYTGPMVSARPEAEMVLRLKKMGMDIDVMSDPQSYYADLFREHGIHLYPYRPKSKISLREIRYIREVLQKGSYDIVHVFNNKAVTNAVFASRKLPVKMVTYRGYTGHLLWYKPTSYISHLHPKVSKITCVSDGVKKHVQKQLFFDKDKAVTIYKGHDPEWYNDVQPYTKKQLGIPENAFVIGCVANARPMKGIPHLIKASYHLRDYKDIHFLLIGKNMNTNYHRKWIRESPLKRNFHMPGFKKDVLNHLAACDAMVLPSVKGEGLSKVTIEAMSTGLPVIATNIGGNPELVIHEKTGLLVDPKAPKQIAKAIITFRADETMRKKLGEAARQHIRDNFHIDQTVKEMKHFYESLIHER; from the coding sequence ATGGCTCCCAAAATTTTAATAATAAGCTCATATACCGGCCCCATGGTTTCCGCAAGGCCGGAAGCAGAAATGGTGCTCCGGCTAAAGAAAATGGGGATGGATATAGATGTGATGTCAGACCCGCAAAGTTACTATGCTGACCTATTCAGAGAACACGGAATACATCTCTATCCTTACCGCCCCAAAAGTAAAATCAGCCTCCGGGAAATCCGTTATATCCGCGAAGTGCTTCAAAAAGGGAGCTATGATATCGTACACGTTTTCAACAACAAAGCTGTTACCAATGCGGTATTTGCTTCACGGAAGCTTCCTGTGAAAATGGTCACCTACCGGGGCTACACGGGTCATCTCCTGTGGTACAAACCCACCTCTTACATAAGCCACCTGCATCCCAAAGTAAGTAAAATTACCTGTGTTTCGGATGGAGTAAAAAAACATGTGCAGAAACAGCTTTTCTTTGATAAAGATAAGGCAGTCACGATCTATAAAGGGCATGACCCGGAGTGGTATAATGATGTTCAGCCATACACAAAAAAACAACTGGGTATCCCTGAAAACGCTTTTGTAATAGGCTGTGTTGCAAATGCCCGCCCCATGAAAGGCATCCCCCACCTCATTAAAGCTTCTTATCACCTCAGGGATTACAAAGACATCCATTTTCTCCTCATCGGCAAAAACATGAATACCAACTACCACCGCAAATGGATCAGGGAGTCGCCCTTAAAGCGAAATTTCCACATGCCCGGCTTCAAAAAAGATGTATTGAATCATTTAGCCGCCTGTGATGCGATGGTTCTCCCTTCAGTCAAAGGGGAAGGCCTTTCCAAAGTTACCATCGAAGCCATGAGTACCGGATTGCCGGTTATAGCTACGAATATAGGCGGAAACCCCGAACTGGTAATCCATGAAAAAACCGGATTGCTTGTTGATCCCAAAGCCCCCAAACAAATAGCAAAAGCCATTATCACCTTCAGAGCGGACGAAACCATGAGAAAAAAGCTGGGTGAAGCTGCCAGGCAACATATTCGGGATAATTTCCATATCGATCAAACCGTGAAAGAAATGAAACATTTTTATGAAAGCCTGATCCATGAAAGGTAA
- a CDS encoding FAD-dependent oxidoreductase, which yields MKNTDVLIIGSSAAGLATAVSGKNSYPDKDFLVIRREEKIMVPCGIPYIFGSLESSEHNMMPAESKYDALGIYYQVGEVEEINREDRVCRLTDGTEIAYKKLVLATGSTPKVPEWLDGKELDNVFAIPKNKDVLDDIKSQLEDIQKVVVVGGGFIGVEFSDELNKAGKDVTLVEVLPHILNIAFDEEFAERAGSILAERGVKVKTGTGVKNMVSNGNGKVKAVELDNGEQIEADAVILSMGYEPNSKLARDTGLKINNGGYISVDEYMRTNDPNIIAVGDCAEKRHFITKKQSAVMLASTACAEGRIAGMNLFKLSAIKTFTGTIAIYSTAIGDYAFGTAGITEADAKKEGFDIVTGLFEGMDKHPGKLPGARKQTVKLIVARESGIIIGGEAMGGVSVGELTNLIGFIIQSRTNIYALLITQIGTQPMLTGSPAAYPLMKAAEAATNNMKK from the coding sequence ATGAAAAACACAGATGTACTTATCATAGGAAGCAGTGCCGCAGGTTTAGCCACTGCTGTTTCGGGTAAGAACAGTTACCCGGATAAGGATTTTCTGGTCATCCGCAGGGAAGAAAAGATCATGGTCCCTTGCGGGATTCCTTATATTTTCGGGTCACTTGAAAGCTCTGAGCACAATATGATGCCAGCGGAGTCCAAATATGATGCTTTGGGAATATACTATCAGGTTGGAGAAGTAGAAGAGATCAACAGGGAAGACCGGGTATGCCGGCTTACCGACGGTACCGAAATCGCATATAAAAAGCTGGTACTGGCCACCGGCTCCACCCCAAAAGTACCGGAATGGCTTGATGGAAAAGAGCTGGATAATGTATTCGCCATACCTAAAAATAAAGATGTGCTGGACGATATTAAAAGTCAACTTGAAGATATTCAGAAAGTAGTAGTGGTTGGCGGTGGATTCATCGGCGTGGAATTTTCCGACGAGCTCAACAAAGCCGGAAAAGATGTAACCCTTGTGGAAGTATTGCCTCATATTCTTAACATAGCTTTCGACGAAGAATTTGCAGAAAGAGCAGGCAGCATACTCGCAGAAAGGGGTGTGAAGGTAAAGACCGGTACAGGCGTAAAGAATATGGTGAGCAACGGCAACGGTAAAGTCAAAGCCGTTGAACTGGATAATGGGGAACAAATTGAAGCCGATGCGGTAATTCTATCCATGGGATACGAACCCAATTCAAAACTGGCAAGGGATACAGGATTAAAAATCAATAACGGGGGATATATTTCCGTGGATGAATACATGCGCACCAATGATCCCAACATCATTGCAGTTGGGGATTGTGCAGAAAAAAGGCATTTCATTACCAAAAAACAAAGTGCTGTAATGCTGGCCTCTACCGCTTGTGCGGAAGGAAGAATAGCCGGTATGAACCTGTTTAAATTATCGGCCATTAAAACATTCACGGGAACCATTGCCATATACAGTACAGCTATAGGAGATTATGCCTTCGGAACAGCAGGGATCACCGAAGCAGATGCCAAAAAGGAAGGGTTTGATATAGTGACCGGATTGTTTGAAGGCATGGACAAACATCCCGGCAAATTACCCGGTGCCAGAAAACAAACGGTAAAGCTGATTGTAGCCAGGGAATCCGGTATCATCATCGGAGGAGAAGCCATGGGTGGCGTATCCGTAGGAGAACTCACCAATCTGATTGGGTTCATCATTCAAAGCCGCACGAACATTTACGCTTTGCTCATAACACAAATTGGAACACAACCAATGCTAACGGGTTCACCCGCTGCTTATCCGCTGATGAAAGCAGCCGAAGCAGCGACAAACAATATGAAAAAATGA
- a CDS encoding ATP-binding protein translates to MKEIVVISGKGGTGKTSVTAAFAQLAAEESVIADCDVDAADMHLLLKPDFAHEEAFYSGQLAHIDMEKCTRCFKCKKACRFDAIHVNDGVFSVNEMDCEGCGYCEKVCPVQAITMYDALSGKTYISSTRLKNTLVHAELEIAAENSGKLVTRVKALARQKTGEEKKDFLLIDGTPGIGCPVTASVTGAHYVVIVTEPSMSGLHDLKRAIELIGHFSIAAGLIINKADLNEEITDETISYAKEQGIELLAQIPYNENFVKALTQAKTIVEYDRELKKTVVEAWDAVRERVVDH, encoded by the coding sequence ATGAAGGAAATTGTTGTCATATCCGGGAAAGGAGGTACCGGAAAAACATCCGTAACTGCGGCTTTTGCTCAACTGGCAGCAGAAGAATCCGTCATTGCCGATTGCGATGTAGATGCAGCAGACATGCACCTGTTATTGAAACCCGATTTTGCGCACGAAGAAGCCTTTTACAGCGGTCAACTTGCCCATATTGACATGGAAAAATGCACCAGATGCTTCAAATGCAAAAAAGCCTGCCGTTTCGATGCCATACATGTGAATGATGGGGTGTTTTCAGTAAACGAAATGGATTGTGAGGGCTGTGGTTATTGCGAAAAGGTCTGTCCTGTGCAGGCCATTACCATGTACGATGCGTTGTCGGGAAAAACCTACATCTCCTCTACCCGGCTAAAAAATACACTGGTTCATGCGGAGCTGGAAATAGCTGCCGAGAATTCGGGAAAACTGGTTACAAGGGTAAAAGCGCTTGCCAGACAAAAAACCGGGGAGGAGAAAAAAGATTTTCTCCTGATAGACGGAACGCCCGGTATCGGCTGCCCGGTTACAGCCTCGGTAACCGGCGCCCATTACGTGGTGATCGTCACCGAGCCTTCCATGTCGGGCCTGCATGACCTGAAACGTGCCATCGAGCTGATCGGCCACTTTTCAATAGCTGCAGGCCTGATCATCAACAAGGCAGACCTGAATGAAGAAATAACCGATGAAACTATATCTTACGCCAAAGAGCAGGGTATCGAGCTGCTTGCCCAGATCCCATACAATGAAAATTTTGTGAAAGCCCTGACACAGGCAAAAACCATTGTGGAATATGACCGGGAGCTGAAGAAAACCGTTGTTGAGGCCTGGGACGCTGTCCGGGAAAGGGTGGTTGATCATTGA
- a CDS encoding DUF89 family protein: MNHQCLFCFCRAFDKLLQKHDGDNEKKLRLAKKFFSLLAEADTEKPTPYIAREIHAIIRESLGDPDPYKEEKHRSNKLALSLYNELKEKIEASDDPFNRALRYALAGNIIDYGPSQTFDVYATLEKVEHTDFAIDHSPQMEERIRNADNILYIGDNAGEIVFDKLFIETFAHPNVTFAVRGAPVINDATWKDAEMVGMHHVANIISNGYDAPSTILEMTGSEFRNAFDTADLIIAKGQGNFEGLMNHKDQRLWFLLMIKCQVIGDLLGVNKGNFVVSNGHSPPIQ; encoded by the coding sequence ATGAACCATCAATGTTTGTTCTGTTTTTGCAGGGCGTTTGATAAGCTGTTGCAGAAACACGATGGAGATAATGAAAAAAAGTTAAGGCTGGCCAAAAAATTTTTCTCCCTGCTGGCGGAAGCGGATACGGAAAAGCCTACTCCATATATTGCACGTGAGATTCACGCCATTATCAGAGAAAGCCTGGGAGACCCGGATCCTTACAAGGAAGAAAAACACCGGAGCAATAAACTGGCCTTATCGCTTTATAATGAGCTGAAAGAAAAGATAGAGGCATCAGATGACCCTTTCAACCGTGCACTGCGTTATGCCTTAGCAGGGAACATTATTGATTACGGGCCTTCCCAAACATTTGATGTGTATGCTACACTGGAAAAAGTGGAACATACGGATTTCGCCATTGATCACTCCCCCCAGATGGAAGAACGTATACGTAATGCAGATAACATCCTTTATATCGGGGATAATGCAGGAGAGATCGTTTTCGATAAACTGTTCATTGAAACCTTTGCGCACCCCAATGTCACTTTTGCCGTCAGAGGAGCCCCTGTAATCAATGATGCAACATGGAAAGACGCTGAAATGGTTGGTATGCATCACGTGGCCAATATAATAAGCAATGGATATGATGCGCCTTCTACCATCCTGGAAATGACCGGCAGCGAATTCCGCAACGCTTTCGATACCGCTGATTTAATAATCGCCAAAGGACAAGGCAACTTTGAAGGATTAATGAATCACAAAGACCAAAGGCTTTGGTTTTTGCTCATGATCAAATGCCAGGTTATCGGTGATTTACTGGGCGTTAACAAGGGTAATTTTGTTGTTTCCAACGGGCATAGCCCGCCAATTCAATGA